From Antechinus flavipes isolate AdamAnt ecotype Samford, QLD, Australia chromosome 1, AdamAnt_v2, whole genome shotgun sequence:
tctttttatctattttgtgtgtatgtatatacatatgtacatgtgtgtatatgtatgtatatttgtatatgttgtttcttttaattgaatgtaagctacttgagggcaggaaccgttttatttttattgtgttctTTGCCCaggacctggcacataataaatagaTTTAATATTCTTGTTTATTTGATTGCTGAGCAAATACTGACTTATGAAAGATCGGTTCCAGGGGTCTTATAACCATAAGCCATAGCCTAGCATGTCTGGAGAATGGGACAAGGCAGGGTGTTTGATCCCATGGTACGGAATTCCTAGACAGTTATTTTTCTATTGAACCCTTTGTCTATCTGTGGGTAACACCAATGACCGATAGCTCTTTTACCTTCAGCCTCTACATCCTGTCTTATACTGGTGGTATATGATGGAAATGGGTTTCTACTTCTCCTTGCTGCTCACTCTGCCCtttgatataaaaagaaaggtgAGTCTGGAGGGAGCCCAGGTTTGGGGTAAAGCAGCAAAGGAATTTATCGGGATAATGCACCCTGAGGGCTTTCCTTAAGGGAGGGAGGTGTTTGCTGGGGGTGCTGCTTTCTTATTGGCTGATTTCTGTGATATGTTTAAATCAAATGGCATGGCCAGGAGCACGCTGACCTGCTTGGGACTCTAGCCAAGTCCATGATTAAGTATTCCTGTGGGATTTGGGACTGGGGGCAGCAGTCAAACAGGGGGCACCATTCCCATATAAAGAAGACTAATAGGAAGAAGAGTCTGTCTGTCCCTGTGAGAAAAATGTCATACTTGGTCCTGGTCCTGAAAGCCAATTTGTGGGGCCAAGCAGAATTCTAAGGGGACCTTGTCCCACAGAAGCAGGAAGGGCAGACCTGGTCCCCTTGAGCTTGGTAGATGCCATGGCAGACTGAGTAAGGAGCCAATTACATTCTGTTCAATCCAGTGACCAAGGTGCTTTCTTTGGAGCTCCTCCCATTAGGTCCATAGCTAACCcaatctcttcctcttcccaggACTTCAAGGAGCAAATCATCCACCATTTTACCGCTGTCTTTTTGATGTCAGTATCCTATAGTGCCAACATGGTTGCCTCTGGTGCCATGGTGCTGCTCCTCCACGATGTGACGGATATCTTCCTGGAGGTGAGTGAGCCCAACATGGAGGAGTGCAGCTGGGTCAGCCTGAAAACCTCATAGATGCAGGGGCCACAGTTCCAGAAAAGTCCCTAACTTCCCCCTCTATTACCGTATTCCATTACTTTTGGTGACCCAGGAGGCCTTAACAGAAGCAGGCACTCGGGGCTCGGATGGATCTGACTCCATTTCTGGAGAGAGGGGGCATGGCCCAGGTATGCAAATACAGTCTCTCCCTGACTCTAGCCCTTCATCACTGTTGTTCAGTAGTGTCACCCCACAGACTTTTTcccatggagttttcttgtcaaagatactggagtgctttgccttttctttctctagtgtgtacatattttacagaagaactgagacaaataggcagtaagtgacttgcccaaattcttatagctagtaagtatctgagcctagatttgaactcagatcttcctgactctaggtcctgTGTTGTGctctgctttctagagtccccaagttGGGGTAACAAAACATAccgttgctttctagagcccccttGCTGGGGTGAtgaaaatatcctgctttctagagcccccaagttcaGGTAACAAAACGTACCATTGCTTTCTACAGCCCCCACACCAAGGTGATGAAAAtgttctgctttctagagcccccaagttggggtaacAAAACATACATTGCTTACACCGAAGTGATGAAAATATTCTGCTTTCTAGTGGAGagatgaggtgggactcctgaggatggtgggaaaatgaagtccatttattccaaggactttcccctttttataatgtaacaaaaacaacactgggcaTGTGCCAAGTGTATTGTgcacgtgggaccacataaacaacttgctattgtatgtaatttgccacctggtatcattcttccacctgatatcactctgcttcaatcacaacacaggttgtcacctcCCCCTGACTTcacaggaaggccaagagcccttagaggagatggggagccgaaccagacattgtcagcaggttccctctgggctaaagAGTCTTGtatcttacccagagtttccccactgtctgtggccctccACAATCCTgtactctatctattgcactaTCCAGCTGCTCCAACTCTGTCCCTACCAGAGAGCAAAAATCCAGGGAAATCTCTAAAAACAAGTTAGCTCTGATTCACCTCTAGGGTCTCCTCCAAATAAGAGAGAAAGCACATTAACTGGGTCCCATCTAAAAATAATGTTCTCATTATGCAAAATGAGTATTAGGTATAGAGAAGCTCTTTATTTCCCCACCACAGGCAATATCTGATGGAAAAGCCTCCCAGGTATGCAAATACAGTCATTTTGCTATGATGCCACAGAAGCATTCTCAAGAAACACAGTGCCATTCAAAATCTCCCAATAAAAAACACAGTTTTTAAGGTTAAAAGTACAAAACTCAAAAACTTTATCAATGACACAGAAAAGGATAGgaacctaattttttaaaagcataggatgttctgaatccaattctccctgtgcaacaagagaactgttcggttctgcaaacatatattgtatctaggatatactgcaacatatctaacatatataggactgcttgccatctaggggagggggtgaagggagggaggggaaaaatcggaacagaagcgagtgcaagggataatgttgtaaaaaaattaccctggcatggtttctgtcaatataaagttattattaattttttttaaaaagcataggatggttttatacatattaaatgatTAAGAAATGCATAAATAGTGCCACAAATGGAAGTTATGCCCTTGGCCTTGGTTGCTACTCCACCTGGGCCCTGGATGCAAGTTGTCACAAGGCCACAGCATCACTACTCTTGAAAGGTATGGACAGATTTTTCACATTAACCTTAGGCTTTCATTGCCAAGATCCAGATCTCCTAACAAATCAGGAAATGAATGACTTTTGATCTTCTCCTACAAAATTATAATAGGAAGGACTATCTGAGGGAAACTCATCTCCTTCTGATAAGCTGATGCTTGAAATCAGAGCTCTTGAACTCTCTACCCATATGGTGACCACCAAAGCTGGAAATAACTATTTCTCAGGATCACTGGTTCATGGTCTTGCCACAGAGGGATGGAGGGTAGAGAAATACCTTCCCCAACTTTGCTGGAAATCCAAAGGAGTAAAGCCTTTGCAAAGAGTTTAATAATGATGGGTCCCAAAAGAAAGTGAGCACAGATGTTTCCCCAATTCTCATAACTCATATCAAGGAACAAAATTTCATTCCAAGcctgtctttctcattttctggGAAGTCAACACCACAGTCATTTGAGTTCCCCAGGAAAGTATGTCTTCAGATGAATTGATTAGTTATCTAGGGAGGCTCTTGAACAAGTATAGGTTATACGGGATACCTTCTGAGGCCCCCTCCAAACTCTAAATTTGTGTTACCAAAATTTTCTCTGTTGTTTCCTTCCAGGCTGGTAAGATGCTAAATTATGCAAAATGGAGAGTAGCTCAAGACATCGTGTTTGTCATCTTCGCCCTGATGTTCATCATTACcagaatctttttctttccagTCAGGTGAGCCTATTCCTAAGAGGTGGAGTGGGAGGAAGAcatggaggagggaaagaatccAAATATTGGGGACCTTCTGTACCTACCAGAAAGAGGAATGAGTCTCCTACCTGACAAATTCTTGTACATGTGAGAAGGATGGAATGATAGATCATGAAGGTTTGGGGTCCTTTAAGAAGGCTCTGCCCCCATATCAGAAgctttttctctgccttttccACTTTAGGGgaatagcaaaattatttctgCTAGGTTGTAAGCCCTAGCAACttgcctcttctcttccctcattGTGATTCACAGTTCCCTTCTCTCTTACAGAGTCATCTACATTATCGTCTGTTTTTTTGAAACCAATGGCCTGAAAAGCGTTGTatactatttgtgcctgaccctCCTGTTGGTCGTAATGAGTCTAAATGTCTTCTGGTCTTCTCTCATCCTCAAAATGCTCTTCAAACTTTTTTCAGAAGGCAGGGTAGGTACAAAACTCATCCTGGCCAACCCATCCTATGCTCAACCCATGGcaaaggaaaagatgagaaaagaggtAGAAACAGAGCATGGAAATTCAGGCCTAGCATCCTAGTACCAGTAAGCACCTAAGTCATCCCAGCAAGGCATTTTACCCAGTGCCCTTGTCTTTCACctcttgtcttatttttctttctctccctttctcttttcctccctccatctctctctcacaTATTTCTTTTGGGCCAACTCTGCCCTTCCTTGTCCACTCTGTTTCACTCTCTCACCCTACTTATTCAATGAGATGCcagatcttgtcatttctacctctacTATATCTTATTCTTCTGACCATTCCTCTCTGATTCACAACAATCATCAACCTAGTTCAGGTCCTAATCACCTTTCACCTAAACTATTGAATTCATCCTTCAGACATCCCAAAACACAGGTTATaccagagagaaaggagaggacagTATGCTTAAGAAGATGAGAAGGAATGAGATCAAGGACACATATCAAGAAGTTTGCCTTGTCAAAGAGAAAGAATGGTGAAGGAGGAAATAGTGGAAGAAGCCTGAATGATGTGAGATGAGGAGGGAAGATTGAAGGAGCTCTTTATTAGATGACTTCAATTGTTTCAGTGAAGTAGGAGGTGAGGTCCTCAGCTGAGAGAGTAGAGGGAAGAGTACTATGGAAGTCTTGAGGAacaatgaaaagatttaaaatttctaTCATAATTAATGATCtaacaaatcaattaaaaaatataaaaggattcCCTTCATCAGTGAGAGCCTAATTGATTacatgtaacataaatttgtagtggatctCGGTTATTACGGTCTTGTGATTTTTCTCAACCTAAGAACAAAGATGGATGGTGGAAATGATCAAAAGTTAGAGTTTGGGAAAGTATGATAGCTAACAGGACAAGGAGGCAAGAGAGTCAAGTGGAGAAGATACTGTTGGACTAAAGTCACAAAGGTATTAAGatggaaaaaggaggagaggagagtcAGTGTAGGGGTGATAACCTGATAAGAGACCAAGGGTTGGGGTTGGGAGGAATTGGAGATCACCATGAAGAAGAATAGATTGGACATTGTAAAgcagaagaaatgatgaaatgataaaagattatCATTAGATAAGAGAATCTCATAGTTTATGTAAGTGAAAGTGAAATATTTGTGGGTTATAGTAAACTCAAGAGTATGGTCATTTATTTCTATGTGTGATTAAAGTGGAGAGAAGGAATAAGTTATGAGAGGTGAATAGTTGAATTAGAAAATTAGGGTATTTTAGGGAGGATCAGCAGGAATATTGAAGACCCCTAGTATGAGAGTAGAGATTTTAGATGGTGATGAGAATCACTGGAAGCTAGACACTGAACTCATTGAAGGAAGGAGGATACTTTCGTTGTTGATAGCTACCAGGACCTAGATGGGGGGATAAATTCACTCACTAAGTAAAAAACAAACTCTCCTACTCAATGATAGAATGAAAAGACTTACTAAAATTCTTTGTACTAATATCCAGATCTAACCAATAAAAAATTGAGATTGTACCCTTAAGAAAGGGAAGACAATACAGAGAAGATAGTGGCGGCCAGAGAGCTTTGTTCTAGTTTGACAattagtagctagcatttatgtagtaatttaaggtttgctaagcactttgcaaaaattAACTCATTTTGGGAAGTCATTGGAATTATAAATGAAGTCATGATCCACATGCCCTTTCCTGGAGCACTGGGTTCAGAAGCAATGGAATGTTGATGTATATTTCAAAGCTGGGAATCGGGAAAGGAGAGGATTTAGGATTCTAATGGTACCAAAGTAAATGCAAAGTAGGTCCAGTGGTACAAAGCGTAAAAACAAGCAGGATTGATGACAAGATAACAGTGGCCattccagtagctccctattaccacCAAAAGAAAGTATAGAGacgaatttaaaatttaaattaaatcatttaaaattttgtactACTCAGCCCCAGCCTTCTTTTCGTAGCTATACATTGCTCCCATTTCTTCATTCAATTATGAGTCTAGCCAAACTgactttcttgcttttcttcatcCAGGATACTTCATGTCTCATTTCTGCCTTGCAGAAAGTCAGcctccccatgcctgaaatgtaaTCTCCCCCTCACAACAACTTAGAATTCCTTATTTCCTCTAATATTCAATTCAAGTATTGCCTAAATTAGGTAATTCCTGATTTCCTCCCTACCCCAACTTCTATTGCCGCCCAACCCAAAATTTCTTTGTCTAATTACTTTGCATATCTTCTACATATGATTTTATAAATTCAGGCTATTTCTCCCAATAGAATGGAATTTCCTTAAGGGCAAGAttggtttttccatttctttgcacAGTAATTAATGTATGGTAAGgatttaatagatgcttattgattgattgtccCTATGGTTCTCAGGTGAAGAAAGATGTGAGGAGTGACAAAgaggagtcagacatgagtgaTGAATGTTtgacaacaaaacaacaaagcgATAAAAGACTCCAGTCCGATGATGTCACAAATATTCGCTCCCGGAGTGTTCAAGGGACTGGCCAGCTTGCCACTGAAGCTGTCCCTGTGGCATAACCTAATCCAACTCAATTGAGGATGCCTGGATAACTGGTCTCCTGGATTCCTGAAGACTAAATCACTTTGAGACATGTCTCAGATTCTGATTGAGCATGTTCACAGAACAAAACTTGAAGTCTGGGGCCTTTCACCTCTGTCTCATTGTGTCTGTCTAAATCTCTGTACCCTCTTTACTGGagcagagaaagaagggaatatcTCTGCTGAGGACTTTATGGTGAATTTATTGATATTTCTATTGAACAGTGTTTCCCCCAAACCATTGCCCTTGGACTTGGCTTCTAAAGCCTATCTCTTAGAAGAACAGATTGAAGGGATGGGGGATGAGAAGGGAAGGCTTTGAAAGTTCCCTAAATAGCCCTTTCTCAACCCAGAATATTCCAAACATGTTTAACCCTTCACAACTTTCCATGGCTCTCATGGCTGACCATCTTGCTTGATATTTCACTAAGGAGAAGCTTGAATTCAGGCGTAGGCCACACACAACACTGCAATAAACTCCTTTTGTCTAATTTCCTGAATTTTCCCTATTACAATGTGCAGATTgagtaaaaaattttttcttttaataatctgATGAGCCAGCCAAGATGGGTCATTTGCTATCATAATTATCACTAAGTCTACTCTGACTGAATATCTGGCACTCAGACTTTTGGCTGATCATAGGCTAGAGTGAACTCTCCCAGCAATCAGTTAGCCATGAAGTGGTCAGAGAATTAAACTCCTCAAATTCAGGAAGGATAAAGGTCCAGAATCCAAAACTGATTATTTTTTGTACAGTAAGAAAAAGAACTGACTATTTGTGAAAGGAGGGCTGTGTTCTTGCTCAACTTTAGGTTGCTACAAGGTAAGGTAATACTAATATCAATATTGGGTTTGGGACAGGATAACCCTCATATTGAATCCCTCTTAGGCAAACTCTTAAAAGCTGGGGTAAGATAAAACTGCATGTTCAAATGAGAATGTCCAAAGCAAATGACTGGCCTTGGTACTTAGCTAATTGTGAGAAGCAAATTTGGCCAGATAAATATGGGATCTTTAATTATTGTCAGCTGCAGATGCTAAAAACCAGGCCTGAAGAACTGGagcctttaaaaaacaaatggattATTGGTTCTGGAGAACAAGATTTACAAGCCAAGACTGCCCCTCATTACCATGTCCATCGAATCCAGATTTTTTAAACATACATACGCATATATACACAGGCCATGGTACTCTTAAGAAACCATTTTTTTAGGGAATAATTGGTGAAAAaggaatttgagaaagaaaaggacataAAGACTTAATTGGGtacattttgttttgaaatgGATGGTAATATTAACTTGTcctgggctggggggagggggggagggggtgaaggagggAGTTGCAAAGGTCTTTTAAGGTGCCCTTGCCTGTGAAGTTTTTAGGACTTTTTATTCATTGTTAGCCATTATTTCAAcatgagaaaaattaataatagtataCTAACCCTAAGCTATGATAGTAAAATTTTGCTATTTGAAGTAAACTCTCTTTGGGATagtaaactgattttttttttttgagctcttaTTTCAGATATGATTGTCCAACATTAAACCATAGTCCACCACTCAAGAGGAATACTATGTGCAAAAGGGAATGTGGTCTGAGAACTGCTATAGGTGAATATTCTTGGGAAATATGAGGAAATAAC
This genomic window contains:
- the LOC127545292 gene encoding ceramide synthase 4-like produces the protein MLVTLYESFWKDEYWLPSGYTWADLEDSDDITYPHPKDLLAVIPTTLVLLVIRYVSERFIGLPLSKALGVRDPIRTKATPNPILESFFQTHSKNPTKDELSHLANQCSLSLRQAERWFRRRRNQERPLLSKKFSETCWRFLFYCCSFSGGFLVFHNQTWLSQPVTHLNGYPKQPLHPVLYWWYMMEMGFYFSLLLTLPFDIKRKDFKEQIIHHFTAVFLMSVSYSANMVASGAMVLLLHDVTDIFLEAGKMLNYAKWRVAQDIVFVIFALMFIITRIFFFPVRVIYIIVCFFETNGLKSVVYYLCLTLLLVVMSLNVFWSSLILKMLFKLFSEGRVKKDVRSDKEESDMSDECLTTKQQSDKRLQSDDVTNIRSRSVQGTGQLATEAVPVA